From Arvicanthis niloticus isolate mArvNil1 chromosome 22, mArvNil1.pat.X, whole genome shotgun sequence, the proteins below share one genomic window:
- the LOC143436446 gene encoding olfactory receptor 10A4-like isoform X1 has translation MFFSMSNSEFMKNGSLSLCTEFTLVAFSSLAELQLVLFCVFLVIYLFTLGGNLTIICVIWTTPSLHTPMYFFLVNLSFLEMCYISSVVPQMLVHLLVQLKTISVGGCAAQMYVFTILGLTECCLLATMAYDRFVAICYPLHYTLWMGPSVCLKLAAASWMTGILVESAQTTWIFTLPFCGAGTIQHFFCDIMPVVKLACVDTSQNEIVLFIISLIFIMSPCLFILCSYVRIILTILKMPSASGRHKAFSTCSSHILVVSLFYGTALFTYLQPKSSHTPDTDKATALMYTVVTPALNPVIYTLRNKEVKEAFRKVTQRKFRRQID, from the exons ATGTTTTTTTCT ATGTCTAACTCTGAGTTCATGAAGAATGGAAGCCTGTCCCTCTGCACTGAATTCACATTGGTGGCTTTTTCTTCTCTAGCAGAGCTGCAGCTTGtcctcttttgtgttttcttggttatCTACTTGTTTACATTAGGAGGAAACCTCACCATCATCTGTGTGATCTGGACCACCCCTTCCCTACAcactcccatgtacttcttcctggtCAACCTCTCCTTTCTGGAGATGTGCTATATCAGCAGTGTGGTGCCTCAGATGCTGGTGCACCTGCTAGTGCAACTCAAGACCATAAGTGTGGGAGGCTGTGCAGCTCAGATGTATGTGTTCACCATCCTGGGGCTGACAGAATGCTGCCTTCTGGCAACCATGGCTTATGATCGCTTTGTGGCTATTTGTTACCCACTGCATTACACTTTGTGGATGGGCCCTTCTGTCTGTTTGAAGTTGGCCGCGGCATCTTGGATGACTGGAATCCTGGTAGAATCAGCCCAGACCACCTGGATTTTCACTCTGCCCTTTTGTGGAGCAGGAACAATTCAGCACTTTTTTTGTGACATCATGCCTGTGGTAAAATTAGCTTGTGTGGATACTTCCCAGAATGAAATTGTgctatttattatttctcttatcTTCATTATGAGTCCCTGTCTCTTCATTCTGTGCTCCTATGTCCGCATTATTTTAACCATCTTGAAAATGCCCTCAGCATCAGGTAGACACAAAGCTTTCTCCACCTGTTCTTCTCATATCCtggttgtttctcttttctatggcACTGCCTTGTTCACTTATCTCCAACCCAAGAGTTCACACACCCCAGACACAGACAAGGCTACTGCTCTCATGTACACTGTGGTCACCCCTGCTCTGAATCCTGTTATCTACACTTTGAGAAACAAGGAAGTGAAAGAAGCTTTTCGAAAGGTAACACAGAGGAAATTTCGTAGACAAATAGACTAG
- the LOC143436446 gene encoding olfactory receptor 10A4-like isoform X2, which translates to MSNSEFMKNGSLSLCTEFTLVAFSSLAELQLVLFCVFLVIYLFTLGGNLTIICVIWTTPSLHTPMYFFLVNLSFLEMCYISSVVPQMLVHLLVQLKTISVGGCAAQMYVFTILGLTECCLLATMAYDRFVAICYPLHYTLWMGPSVCLKLAAASWMTGILVESAQTTWIFTLPFCGAGTIQHFFCDIMPVVKLACVDTSQNEIVLFIISLIFIMSPCLFILCSYVRIILTILKMPSASGRHKAFSTCSSHILVVSLFYGTALFTYLQPKSSHTPDTDKATALMYTVVTPALNPVIYTLRNKEVKEAFRKVTQRKFRRQID; encoded by the coding sequence ATGTCTAACTCTGAGTTCATGAAGAATGGAAGCCTGTCCCTCTGCACTGAATTCACATTGGTGGCTTTTTCTTCTCTAGCAGAGCTGCAGCTTGtcctcttttgtgttttcttggttatCTACTTGTTTACATTAGGAGGAAACCTCACCATCATCTGTGTGATCTGGACCACCCCTTCCCTACAcactcccatgtacttcttcctggtCAACCTCTCCTTTCTGGAGATGTGCTATATCAGCAGTGTGGTGCCTCAGATGCTGGTGCACCTGCTAGTGCAACTCAAGACCATAAGTGTGGGAGGCTGTGCAGCTCAGATGTATGTGTTCACCATCCTGGGGCTGACAGAATGCTGCCTTCTGGCAACCATGGCTTATGATCGCTTTGTGGCTATTTGTTACCCACTGCATTACACTTTGTGGATGGGCCCTTCTGTCTGTTTGAAGTTGGCCGCGGCATCTTGGATGACTGGAATCCTGGTAGAATCAGCCCAGACCACCTGGATTTTCACTCTGCCCTTTTGTGGAGCAGGAACAATTCAGCACTTTTTTTGTGACATCATGCCTGTGGTAAAATTAGCTTGTGTGGATACTTCCCAGAATGAAATTGTgctatttattatttctcttatcTTCATTATGAGTCCCTGTCTCTTCATTCTGTGCTCCTATGTCCGCATTATTTTAACCATCTTGAAAATGCCCTCAGCATCAGGTAGACACAAAGCTTTCTCCACCTGTTCTTCTCATATCCtggttgtttctcttttctatggcACTGCCTTGTTCACTTATCTCCAACCCAAGAGTTCACACACCCCAGACACAGACAAGGCTACTGCTCTCATGTACACTGTGGTCACCCCTGCTCTGAATCCTGTTATCTACACTTTGAGAAACAAGGAAGTGAAAGAAGCTTTTCGAAAGGTAACACAGAGGAAATTTCGTAGACAAATAGACTAG